The Gordonia sp. KTR9 genome contains a region encoding:
- a CDS encoding acyltransferase family protein has protein sequence MAVAVGAARDDQPAVSRHLRSPVVQGLRAVAVLVVILDHVGMPGFPGGFIGVDVFFVISGYVITQMLLRRSTESRGAWFLGFYAARARRIVPAATLVIVLTVIATFEFTNFVRGARVLPDATAASLFLANFHFIETGSDYARLGADPSPLQHYWSLAVEEQFYLVWPALMIVAIGIAARTSRVTLRQLLFALLIVLAVAAYLYSIVLTPVNGTEAFFSPFTRAWELAVGCLLAVAGPWLMNAVADRPVVAAGLGWAGFAAIAWSVVALDGTDGFPGWVAVVPVFGTAALLIAGMCCRGTVPVSVLGTRVLVYLGNISYSLYLVHWPLFTLTAARIGADFTLPMQLLLVGVTVVCAAVMYHAFENPIRRSRGLAGRPWWSLAVIPVSIAVVFAVAAFERYRWALPVPLVQQLF, from the coding sequence GTGGCAGTCGCAGTCGGTGCCGCGCGCGATGATCAGCCCGCCGTTTCCAGACACCTTCGCAGTCCCGTCGTGCAGGGCCTGCGCGCGGTCGCGGTTCTGGTGGTCATCCTCGACCATGTCGGAATGCCCGGTTTCCCAGGCGGTTTCATCGGCGTCGACGTCTTCTTCGTGATCTCCGGGTATGTCATCACCCAGATGCTCCTGCGGCGGTCCACCGAATCGCGCGGCGCCTGGTTCCTCGGTTTCTACGCCGCACGTGCGCGACGTATCGTGCCCGCGGCGACCCTGGTGATCGTTCTCACCGTCATCGCGACATTCGAGTTCACGAACTTCGTCCGGGGCGCCCGGGTGTTGCCGGACGCGACGGCCGCGTCGCTGTTCCTCGCGAACTTCCACTTCATCGAGACCGGGTCCGACTATGCCCGGCTCGGCGCCGATCCGTCACCGCTGCAGCACTATTGGTCGCTGGCCGTCGAAGAGCAGTTCTATCTGGTCTGGCCGGCGCTGATGATCGTGGCGATCGGCATCGCCGCCCGGACGAGCCGGGTGACGTTGCGACAGTTGCTGTTCGCTCTTCTGATCGTGCTTGCGGTGGCCGCCTACCTCTACTCGATCGTGCTGACACCGGTCAACGGGACCGAGGCCTTCTTCTCGCCGTTCACCCGTGCCTGGGAGCTCGCGGTCGGCTGTCTGCTCGCCGTCGCGGGCCCGTGGTTGATGAACGCTGTCGCGGATCGGCCGGTCGTGGCCGCCGGGCTCGGCTGGGCCGGGTTCGCGGCCATCGCGTGGTCGGTCGTGGCCCTGGACGGCACCGACGGTTTCCCGGGGTGGGTCGCCGTCGTCCCGGTGTTCGGCACGGCCGCGTTGCTGATCGCCGGAATGTGCTGTCGCGGCACGGTTCCCGTGTCGGTGCTGGGCACCCGCGTGCTGGTCTACCTCGGGAACATCTCGTACTCGCTCTACCTCGTGCACTGGCCGCTGTTCACCCTCACCGCCGCCCGTATCGGCGCCGACTTCACGCTGCCGATGCAGCTGCTCCTCGTCGGTGTGACCGTCGTGTGTGCGGCGGTCATGTACCACGCGTTCGAGAACCCGATCCGCCGGTCGCGCGGACTCGCCGGCCGGCCGTGGTGGAGCCTGGCCGTCATCCCGGTGAGCATCGCGGTCGTGTTCGCGGTCGCAGCATTCGAGCGCTACCGATGGGCGCTCCCCGTTCCCCTTGTCCAACAACTGTTCTGA
- a CDS encoding SGNH hydrolase domain-containing protein, protein MTRRVTATVVAVVSLCVAVMVAGCQAVPERPAAATSESEAVPSAVSTADVLAAVRAATAVRDLPPTITTDELLAASGDYSDQWSIEGCEPPLEVSRLDDIGPCILGDTTSDRTVALIGDSAASMWHSALDLVGKRHGWRVLALTKSNCGPAALTYYQWQLKRAYTECDDWQDWRMETIARENAEIVVMAGWHDGGNQGPGRDTTPEVWRDGLVSTINDLPAGTRAFLLGGVPRPSQSPSECVAANPADLTRCAEPAADALPVQSGWSAAAELTGQTFIDVDPWFCAQTCPAVIADRLVYSGKFHVTGQYARLLSGPLEEIMAPALRAQP, encoded by the coding sequence ATGACCAGGAGAGTCACCGCCACGGTCGTGGCGGTCGTGTCGTTGTGTGTGGCCGTGATGGTGGCCGGGTGCCAGGCGGTGCCTGAACGGCCCGCCGCCGCGACGTCAGAGTCCGAGGCGGTCCCATCGGCGGTGTCCACCGCCGATGTTCTCGCAGCGGTCCGGGCCGCGACCGCGGTGCGAGACCTCCCGCCGACGATCACCACCGACGAGTTGCTCGCCGCCAGCGGTGACTACTCCGATCAATGGTCGATCGAGGGGTGCGAACCACCCCTGGAGGTCAGCCGTCTCGACGACATCGGACCGTGCATCCTCGGTGACACGACCAGCGACCGAACCGTGGCGCTGATCGGCGACTCGGCGGCATCGATGTGGCATTCGGCGCTCGATCTCGTCGGCAAACGCCACGGCTGGCGAGTACTCGCGCTGACCAAGAGCAACTGCGGACCGGCCGCGCTGACGTACTACCAGTGGCAGCTCAAGCGGGCCTACACCGAATGTGACGACTGGCAGGACTGGCGGATGGAGACCATCGCCCGCGAGAACGCCGAGATCGTCGTGATGGCCGGCTGGCACGACGGCGGCAACCAGGGACCCGGGCGGGACACGACGCCGGAGGTGTGGCGCGACGGCCTGGTCTCCACGATCAACGACCTCCCGGCGGGCACGAGGGCATTTCTGCTCGGCGGTGTCCCGCGTCCGTCGCAGAGTCCGTCGGAGTGCGTGGCGGCCAACCCCGCCGACCTCACCCGGTGCGCGGAACCGGCCGCCGACGCCCTCCCGGTCCAGTCGGGGTGGTCGGCCGCCGCGGAGCTCACCGGACAGACTTTCATCGACGTCGACCCCTGGTTCTGCGCTCAGACGTGCCCCGCGGTGATCGCCGACCGGCTGGTGTACTCCGGCAAGTTCCACGTGACGGGCCAGTACGCCCGGCTCCTGTCGGGTCCGCTCGAGGAGATCATGGCGCCCGCGCTGCGCGCGCAACCTTGA